Proteins encoded in a region of the Elizabethkingia bruuniana genome:
- a CDS encoding FISUMP domain-containing protein, translated as MRKIKLSNALSISLPAFLLWFSVSCRSSDTDSKTLNTDQVAINVNLAQDDYEDVVNKNVQASTSQSLTSNNNQMQRQTVPFGGGFDLVAELKPDTSSLKSIAQAGINPVAATTPIQRAIKFRIVVYNASGQYDSSYMYSVSATGAVTPDSGVPMKLNGGESYTFIAYSYNTNVAPADNLVGSNLSTATISATSTQDIMYYKTTMTPDGNTGVQNYLNVILKHSFSTITVNVDASLTNGYNITNITGATLGKVFPTATIALNSGTVTSSGTATTIAVPFPANPNSNNVTATSAVIINNANNTNDGTFNIASLTIGPLTGTNVAFNNLIIQPGARYNMTIKLIPQDSFFDDTTSLPGTTFKVARINGKVWMRYNLGVDPLTNPNPDLTAPSNTGLFGNYYQWGVITPAALGNAEPGPIIPWNTSIVPAANAWNSGTETAPVKVITNDPCPANFRVPTTTEFQDLVSSTVQTNTNDTSWDNGSTTNYASVKVFTSKRDKNVILSFPAAGYRINTDGTLNTAAGISRGNIGIYWTSSAPTLVNYKNMQLYKASVDFTSGAGAPYFGENIRCIRIN; from the coding sequence ATGAGAAAAATTAAACTTTCTAATGCTTTAAGCATTAGCCTGCCTGCTTTCTTACTTTGGTTTTCGGTTTCCTGCCGGAGCTCTGATACAGATAGCAAAACATTAAATACTGATCAGGTAGCTATTAATGTAAATTTGGCACAGGACGATTATGAAGACGTGGTTAATAAAAACGTTCAGGCTTCAACCAGCCAATCACTTACATCTAACAATAATCAGATGCAGAGACAAACAGTTCCTTTCGGAGGAGGATTCGATCTCGTTGCTGAGCTAAAACCTGATACTTCTTCCCTTAAGAGTATTGCACAAGCAGGTATAAATCCTGTTGCCGCTACTACACCTATTCAGAGAGCTATTAAATTTCGCATAGTTGTATATAATGCTTCAGGACAGTATGATTCTTCCTACATGTACAGTGTAAGCGCCACCGGAGCCGTCACACCAGACTCGGGAGTTCCTATGAAACTAAATGGAGGAGAGAGTTATACCTTTATTGCCTATTCTTACAATACCAATGTAGCTCCAGCAGATAATCTTGTCGGATCCAATTTGAGCACAGCAACTATCTCAGCTACATCTACACAAGACATCATGTACTACAAAACCACAATGACTCCAGATGGTAATACAGGAGTACAAAATTATTTAAATGTAATACTGAAACACAGCTTTAGCACCATTACAGTTAATGTAGATGCATCACTTACTAACGGCTATAACATTACTAATATTACAGGCGCCACTTTAGGTAAAGTATTCCCTACGGCAACAATAGCTTTGAATTCTGGCACAGTTACCTCATCCGGTACCGCCACAACAATAGCCGTCCCGTTTCCTGCAAACCCTAATTCTAATAACGTCACCGCAACATCTGCTGTCATTATAAACAATGCAAACAATACAAACGATGGTACTTTCAACATTGCTTCGCTTACTATAGGTCCATTAACCGGTACGAATGTTGCTTTCAACAACCTTATCATACAACCAGGCGCCAGATACAATATGACTATAAAATTAATTCCTCAGGACTCCTTCTTTGATGATACAACCAGCCTTCCAGGCACAACATTTAAAGTAGCCAGGATTAATGGAAAAGTATGGATGCGTTACAACCTCGGCGTAGACCCACTCACAAATCCTAACCCGGATTTAACAGCACCTTCAAACACAGGCCTTTTTGGCAACTATTACCAATGGGGAGTTATTACTCCGGCTGCTTTAGGCAACGCAGAACCAGGACCAATAATTCCATGGAACACCTCTATAGTTCCTGCCGCCAATGCATGGAATTCCGGAACGGAAACAGCCCCCGTAAAAGTCATTACCAACGATCCATGCCCAGCTAACTTCAGAGTACCTACAACAACAGAATTCCAAGATTTGGTAAGCTCAACAGTTCAAACCAATACAAATGATACTAGCTGGGACAATGGTTCAACAACAAACTACGCCTCGGTTAAAGTATTTACCAGTAAAAGAGACAAAAATGTAATTCTAAGCTTCCCCGCCGCAGGTTACCGTATAAACACTGACGGAACATTAAATACTGCTGCAGGTATCTCCCGTGGAAACATTGGAATCTACTGGACATCTTCTGCTCCAACTTTAGTAAACTACAAAAACATGCAGCTTTATAAAGCCTCTGTAGATTTTACTTCAGGAGCTGGCGCCCCATATTTTGGAGAAAACATTCGTTGCATCAGAATAAATTAA
- a CDS encoding helix-turn-helix transcriptional regulator, with the protein MKGKFYLIILFCILLFHSVKAKNIYTDSLINRLKTEQLPAAEKLKVYELVIEKYRSEQQYDKASDYNKQYLKLARTSDNLLAITKAHVFQGIIMCNLEKYDQVQPYIDSASTSASKTNNKIAQAYASFLPAYYTHSLYEYKKSVTYILKSLSLLEKTEGDPMLEFRLYYLLYGTYTTWNDLKNSFKYARKSIEQAEKSGNKNQLSNAYTALATAYTYQYEKTNSREDLKAIMNNSEKAAALYKEFPGQVSDYAYAIARNNTASYLLKYFPELTDDLRKQIEYNIGEALNASIHTTKPQSIQAGGFGMLANLATRDNDLDKAEKYLLQAETILLTQSPVYYYIMIQIVNDLAELYEKKGNLVKALEYQKKVTKYSVEQFNEDEAANVKRLEAQYQSDKKEQEVKSLEKQKLLYIILGCIGLTGAFFMFRSYHFRLKYSLVREKQLNTEKNEAEIQVKLEKEEQARLKAEQELLTLQQQKLQTEVLANHLHLQHKNEVLQQLQTRLSDSDININQVVKEVSRVDKDFEKAKFRIQELYPDFFRNISEKALQKLTALDLKYCSYIYLGMDTKQIAHLLHVEPKSVRMAKYRLKKKFGLDEDTDLDTFFRSIVS; encoded by the coding sequence ATGAAAGGGAAATTTTATCTGATAATATTATTCTGTATTCTTTTGTTCCATTCTGTAAAAGCAAAAAATATCTATACAGACAGCCTGATTAACCGATTAAAAACGGAACAGTTACCTGCTGCTGAAAAGCTAAAAGTTTATGAGCTTGTTATTGAGAAATACAGAAGCGAACAGCAATATGATAAAGCATCCGATTATAACAAGCAATACCTAAAACTTGCCAGAACATCGGATAATCTTTTGGCAATAACAAAAGCCCATGTTTTCCAAGGGATTATAATGTGTAATCTGGAGAAATATGATCAGGTACAGCCTTATATAGATTCTGCCTCTACAAGTGCCTCCAAAACCAATAATAAAATAGCACAAGCATATGCCAGTTTTTTACCTGCCTATTATACACACTCGCTCTACGAGTATAAAAAATCAGTAACATACATTCTGAAAAGCCTTTCCTTACTTGAAAAAACAGAAGGTGACCCAATGCTTGAATTCAGGCTATATTATTTGTTGTATGGTACCTATACCACCTGGAATGATTTGAAAAACAGCTTTAAATATGCCCGAAAAAGTATAGAACAGGCTGAAAAATCCGGTAATAAAAATCAGCTGAGTAATGCTTATACTGCATTGGCAACTGCATATACCTATCAGTACGAAAAAACGAATAGCCGGGAGGATCTGAAAGCCATCATGAATAACTCCGAAAAAGCGGCTGCTTTGTATAAAGAGTTTCCGGGACAAGTATCCGATTACGCATATGCTATCGCCCGAAATAATACGGCCAGTTATCTGCTGAAATACTTTCCTGAACTAACGGATGATCTTCGCAAACAAATAGAGTATAATATTGGTGAGGCTCTAAATGCTTCGATACATACAACTAAACCACAATCTATACAGGCTGGAGGGTTTGGTATGCTCGCTAATCTTGCAACACGGGATAACGATCTGGATAAAGCAGAGAAATATCTTCTGCAGGCGGAAACAATCTTGCTAACGCAGTCACCGGTCTATTATTATATCATGATACAGATTGTAAATGATTTGGCAGAATTATATGAAAAGAAAGGAAATTTGGTAAAAGCACTAGAATATCAGAAAAAGGTAACAAAATATAGTGTAGAGCAGTTTAATGAAGATGAAGCTGCCAACGTGAAAAGGCTGGAAGCACAATATCAGTCCGACAAGAAGGAACAAGAAGTAAAATCCCTGGAAAAGCAAAAGCTATTATATATTATACTGGGGTGTATTGGTCTAACCGGTGCTTTCTTTATGTTCCGATCCTATCATTTCCGGCTCAAATATTCTCTGGTAAGAGAAAAACAGCTGAATACAGAAAAAAATGAAGCCGAAATACAGGTAAAACTGGAAAAAGAAGAGCAAGCGAGGCTAAAAGCTGAACAAGAATTGCTGACCTTACAGCAACAAAAATTACAAACCGAAGTACTGGCCAATCATCTGCATCTACAGCATAAAAATGAAGTCCTTCAGCAATTACAAACACGGTTGTCGGATAGCGATATCAATATTAATCAGGTCGTAAAAGAGGTTAGCCGTGTAGACAAGGATTTTGAAAAAGCTAAATTCAGAATTCAGGAGCTGTATCCTGATTTCTTCAGAAATATAAGCGAAAAGGCACTGCAAAAACTTACAGCACTGGATTTAAAATATTGTTCTTATATCTATCTGGGAATGGATACAAAACAAATAGCTCATCTGCTACATGTAGAACCAAAGAGTGTAAGAATGGCAAAATACCGTTTGAAAAAGAAGTTTGGTCTGGATGAGGATACAGATTTGGATACTTTCTTTCGGAGTATTGTCTCTTAA
- a CDS encoding import component protein — MDNKTLSVISYVTIIGWIISFVIGKDNANSLLKYHLRQSFGLFIFGILLGIVLQIIMSITGLYVLGYIGLINLALMIIGIINAANEAEKPLPLIGKMFEDKFAFVG; from the coding sequence ATGGACAACAAAACCTTATCAGTCATTTCGTACGTCACTATTATCGGATGGATTATATCTTTTGTTATAGGAAAAGATAACGCCAACAGTTTACTAAAATACCACCTTCGCCAGTCGTTTGGACTTTTTATTTTCGGAATATTATTGGGTATAGTACTTCAAATTATAATGAGTATTACAGGGCTCTATGTCTTAGGTTATATAGGTCTTATAAATCTTGCATTGATGATTATTGGAATTATCAACGCAGCAAATGAAGCTGAAAAGCCATTACCGCTAATTGGGAAAATGTTTGAAGACAAATTTGCATTTGTAGGCTAG
- a CDS encoding DUF3829 domain-containing protein, which yields MKKIIIAAGILVLTCTATSCDKIKEKLSQQNKTTKINPFSVDSGNESQDIIVFNNKIVKIDKAQADYIKSFEEGLTSMDDFVKNALANPNAMRFTPVSTPISTFIALEEIKAPKVLGGEYQKLADKMISTFKDLKTLQEELSAYKNAEDWKDDKGKKITEIKAKADKIIEENRNAASQLFTKLEDKADKAEVEMLKNHPLKQQITQSKEILDLTQKIIDDSYDIKDEAAYKKLFAQQYQQLEKLYNRNLENKIPSAEKNKEASYNSFNNAVNTFLGQMRIVQRSMNENNEQLMSDLDDLEREAKNVLGRYNYFVD from the coding sequence ATGAAAAAAATAATAATTGCAGCAGGTATTCTTGTACTCACATGTACTGCTACATCCTGTGACAAGATAAAAGAGAAGCTATCACAGCAGAACAAAACCACCAAGATAAATCCGTTTAGTGTTGATTCCGGAAACGAGAGTCAGGATATTATTGTTTTCAATAATAAAATAGTAAAAATAGATAAAGCACAGGCAGACTATATAAAAAGCTTTGAAGAAGGTTTAACCAGTATGGATGATTTTGTTAAAAATGCTTTGGCGAATCCCAATGCTATGCGTTTCACTCCCGTATCTACACCTATCTCTACATTTATTGCTCTTGAAGAAATAAAAGCACCAAAAGTATTAGGAGGCGAATACCAGAAGTTAGCGGATAAAATGATCAGTACATTTAAAGATCTAAAAACACTGCAGGAAGAGCTATCGGCCTATAAAAATGCTGAAGACTGGAAGGATGATAAAGGGAAAAAAATTACTGAGATTAAAGCTAAGGCCGACAAAATTATTGAAGAGAACCGAAACGCTGCCAGTCAGTTATTCACAAAACTAGAGGATAAAGCTGACAAGGCAGAAGTAGAAATGCTAAAAAATCATCCGCTTAAGCAGCAAATTACCCAATCCAAAGAGATATTAGATCTTACGCAGAAGATTATCGATGACTCTTATGATATTAAAGACGAGGCTGCTTATAAAAAGCTTTTTGCACAACAATACCAACAATTAGAGAAATTGTACAACCGAAATCTTGAAAATAAAATCCCGTCTGCAGAAAAGAATAAAGAAGCAAGCTATAATTCATTTAACAATGCTGTAAACACATTTTTGGGGCAAATGCGAATTGTACAACGCAGCATGAATGAAAATAATGAGCAGTTGATGAGTGACCTGGACGATCTGGAAAGAGAAGCTAAAAATGTACTCGGCCGGTATAATTATTTTGTGGATTAA
- a CDS encoding glycoside hydrolase family 3 N-terminal domain-containing protein, with product MKINKSTLTLPLLAVSFLGLAQKLKVYHKDWIDFNKNGKKDVFEDRKAPIDKRVEDLLSQMTLQEKANQTVTLYGYGRILKDEQPTPQWKNEIWVHGLANIDEMLNSLPYHKSAVTKYSYPYSNHTEALNNIQKWFIEETRLGIPIDFTNEGIHGLTHDRATPFPAPINIGSTWDKNLVDKIGNTIGKEAYYLGYTNVYAPILDVSRDPRWGRVVETYGEDPFMIGEYGKRMVKGIQQNGVASTLKHYAVYSVPKGGRDGLARTDPHVAPREMHTMYLYPFKEVIRKEHPLGVMASYNDYDGVPVISSKYFLTDLLRKEYGFDGYVVSDSDALEFVHSKHHVAKDYEEGIQKALEAGLDVRTNFTQPKEYLTALMDALKSGKIKEEVLNERVRSVLKTKFRLGLFDEPVRSFAKEADRKVHTKEDEALSVDVNRRSVVLLKNEKQTLPLDTGKLKNILITGPLADAVNYTTSRYGPSNNPVTTIRKGIEDYASFHHINTSYTKGVDVIDEGWPETEIIPVEPSEKELSEISKAISMAENSDVIIAVMGESEREVGESRSRSSLNLPGKQTYFLQQLYKTGKPVVLVLVNGRPLTINWENKYLPAILETWFLGPQSGKIVAETLFGDNNPGGKLPISFPKSIGQLEMNFPTKPAAQAGQPGTGPNGSGSSRVTGFLYPFGYGLSYTNFEFTDFSLSSKKIKAGDELHVKLKVTNTGKVKGDEVVQLYLSDLVSSVTTYEMDLRGFERVTLEPGETKEVQFTLNKEHMQLLNDKMEWVVEPGEFRVSIGNSSENIRFKEIFEVED from the coding sequence ATGAAGATCAATAAAAGCACATTGACACTACCTTTGCTGGCAGTGTCCTTTTTAGGCTTAGCACAAAAACTAAAAGTTTATCATAAAGACTGGATAGACTTTAACAAAAACGGGAAGAAGGATGTCTTTGAAGACAGAAAAGCTCCTATAGATAAAAGGGTTGAAGACCTGCTTTCCCAAATGACCCTGCAGGAAAAAGCCAACCAGACGGTAACCCTCTACGGATACGGAAGAATCTTAAAAGATGAGCAGCCAACACCTCAATGGAAAAATGAAATCTGGGTGCATGGGCTTGCTAATATCGATGAAATGCTAAACAGCCTTCCTTATCACAAAAGCGCTGTTACAAAATATTCTTATCCCTACAGTAACCATACCGAGGCACTCAATAATATCCAGAAATGGTTTATAGAAGAAACGAGGCTCGGAATTCCTATTGACTTTACCAATGAAGGTATACACGGTCTTACCCATGACAGGGCAACACCATTTCCTGCACCTATTAATATCGGGAGTACATGGGATAAAAACCTGGTAGACAAAATCGGAAATACTATAGGGAAAGAGGCCTATTATCTGGGATATACAAATGTGTATGCTCCTATATTAGATGTTTCAAGAGATCCACGCTGGGGCAGGGTTGTGGAGACTTATGGAGAAGATCCGTTTATGATAGGTGAATATGGAAAGCGTATGGTAAAGGGAATCCAACAAAATGGAGTAGCCTCAACGCTGAAACATTATGCTGTTTATTCTGTACCCAAAGGCGGAAGAGATGGCCTTGCCAGAACAGATCCACATGTAGCGCCCAGAGAAATGCACACAATGTATCTCTATCCGTTTAAAGAAGTCATTCGTAAGGAACATCCGTTGGGAGTGATGGCAAGTTATAACGATTATGATGGTGTGCCTGTAATTAGCAGCAAATATTTTTTAACAGATCTGCTGCGCAAAGAATATGGATTCGATGGTTATGTAGTATCAGACAGCGATGCACTGGAATTTGTACATAGTAAGCATCATGTAGCAAAAGATTATGAAGAAGGTATTCAGAAAGCTTTAGAAGCGGGACTAGATGTCCGTACTAATTTCACCCAGCCCAAGGAATATCTTACAGCATTGATGGATGCTCTGAAATCTGGAAAGATAAAAGAAGAAGTACTGAATGAAAGAGTGAGGAGTGTACTGAAAACAAAATTCAGGTTGGGGTTATTTGATGAGCCTGTCCGGAGCTTTGCTAAAGAAGCCGATCGTAAGGTACATACTAAAGAGGACGAAGCTCTTTCTGTAGATGTTAACCGTCGTTCTGTAGTTTTATTAAAGAATGAAAAGCAAACTTTACCTCTTGATACAGGGAAATTAAAGAATATTCTGATTACAGGTCCACTGGCAGATGCAGTGAACTATACCACGAGCCGCTACGGACCATCCAATAATCCAGTGACAACAATTCGGAAGGGGATTGAGGATTATGCTTCATTTCATCATATCAATACTTCGTATACTAAAGGCGTAGACGTTATTGATGAAGGATGGCCGGAAACAGAAATTATCCCTGTAGAACCCTCAGAAAAAGAATTGTCTGAAATTTCCAAAGCAATCAGTATGGCTGAAAATTCAGATGTTATTATTGCCGTAATGGGAGAAAGTGAAAGGGAAGTAGGGGAAAGCAGATCGCGAAGCAGCCTGAATCTTCCGGGAAAGCAAACTTATTTCCTGCAGCAATTGTATAAAACAGGAAAGCCTGTTGTATTGGTTCTGGTAAACGGAAGACCTCTCACTATAAACTGGGAAAACAAATACCTGCCTGCTATTTTGGAAACATGGTTTCTGGGACCGCAAAGTGGAAAGATTGTAGCAGAGACGCTCTTTGGCGATAATAATCCGGGAGGTAAACTTCCGATATCATTTCCTAAATCAATCGGTCAGCTAGAAATGAACTTTCCAACGAAGCCTGCAGCACAGGCAGGACAGCCCGGAACCGGACCAAATGGCTCCGGCAGCAGTAGGGTTACGGGATTTTTATATCCGTTTGGCTATGGTCTTAGCTATACCAATTTTGAGTTTACCGACTTTTCTCTGTCTTCAAAAAAAATAAAAGCAGGAGATGAATTGCATGTGAAACTAAAAGTAACCAATACTGGCAAAGTAAAAGGGGATGAAGTTGTACAATTATATCTTTCAGATCTTGTGTCTTCAGTTACAACCTACGAAATGGATCTTAGAGGATTTGAGAGAGTAACTCTGGAGCCCGGGGAAACAAAAGAAGTACAATTTACCCTCAACAAAGAACATATGCAGCTGCTTAATGATAAGATGG